A region of Kribbella sp. NBC_01245 DNA encodes the following proteins:
- a CDS encoding class I SAM-dependent methyltransferase: protein MTATMNPTQVLIADALTAVTPAGLPFRFTAYDGSSAGPEDAAVHMHLANERGLSYILTAPGDLGLVRAYVAGDLEIEGSHPANPYELMRLMLRQLSFQRPTPAEALRIVRGLGWNHLKPPPPPPQEHLPRWRRTFEGLRHSKTRDRAAIHHHYDVSNTFYEWVLGPSMAYTCAVYPSDDATLEQAQTEKFDLVARKLDLKPGMRLLDVGCGWGGMVRHAAREYGVQALGVTLSSEQASWARSAIERDGLGGVAEVRFGDYRDVPEREFDAISSIGLTEHIGIRNYPSYFGFLLERLKPGGRLLNHSITRSDNRLRPTGAFIDRYIFPDGELTGSGRIITEMQDTGFEVRHSENLREHYAKTLAAWSDNLQAHWDEAVEEVGPATAKVWGLYLAACRVGFERNEVQLHQVLAVKLHPDATSDFPLRPTWLS from the coding sequence ATGACGGCGACGATGAACCCGACTCAGGTATTGATCGCGGATGCCCTGACCGCCGTGACCCCGGCCGGTCTGCCGTTCCGCTTCACGGCGTACGACGGAAGCTCGGCCGGTCCCGAGGACGCGGCCGTGCACATGCACCTCGCCAACGAGCGCGGCCTGTCGTACATCCTGACCGCCCCCGGCGATCTCGGCCTGGTCCGTGCGTATGTCGCGGGCGACCTCGAGATCGAGGGCTCGCACCCGGCCAATCCGTACGAGCTGATGCGGTTGATGCTGCGCCAGTTGTCGTTCCAGCGCCCAACGCCCGCGGAGGCCTTGCGAATCGTCCGCGGTCTGGGCTGGAACCACCTCAAGCCGCCGCCACCTCCGCCGCAGGAGCACCTCCCCCGCTGGCGGCGTACGTTCGAGGGCCTGCGGCATTCGAAGACCCGCGATCGGGCCGCGATCCACCACCACTACGACGTGTCGAACACGTTCTACGAGTGGGTTCTCGGCCCGTCGATGGCGTACACCTGCGCGGTTTACCCCAGCGATGACGCGACGCTGGAGCAGGCCCAGACGGAGAAGTTCGACCTGGTCGCCCGCAAGCTCGACCTCAAACCAGGCATGCGCCTGCTCGACGTGGGTTGCGGCTGGGGTGGCATGGTCCGGCATGCGGCTCGCGAGTACGGCGTCCAGGCGCTCGGGGTGACGTTGTCCTCGGAGCAAGCGTCTTGGGCCCGCTCGGCGATCGAGCGCGACGGCCTGGGTGGTGTGGCGGAGGTGCGGTTCGGGGATTACCGCGATGTGCCGGAGCGGGAGTTCGACGCGATCAGCTCGATCGGTCTGACCGAGCACATCGGCATCCGGAACTACCCGTCGTACTTCGGTTTCCTGCTGGAGCGGCTCAAGCCGGGCGGGCGCCTGCTCAACCACAGCATCACGCGGTCCGACAACCGGCTGCGCCCGACCGGCGCGTTCATCGACCGCTACATCTTCCCGGACGGCGAGCTGACCGGATCGGGCCGGATCATCACCGAAATGCAGGACACCGGTTTCGAGGTCCGGCATTCGGAGAACCTGCGCGAGCACTACGCCAAGACCCTTGCCGCCTGGTCCGACAATCTTCAGGCCCATTGGGATGAGGCCGTCGAAGAGGTCGGGCCGGCCACCGCCAAGGTCTGGGGGCTCTACCTGGCCGCCTGCCGGGTCGGCTTCGAGCGCAACGAGGTGCAACTCCACCAAGTCCTCGCCGTAAAACTCCACCCCGACGCCACCTCCGACTTCCCGCTCCGGCCGACCTGGCTGAGCTGA
- a CDS encoding FAD-binding oxidoreductase, whose protein sequence is MPPTMDHGSAVEQLRASYRQIPLGRPVRLAKRSSNLFRPRTAVDTPGLDVSGLTGVISIDAEARTADVQGMCTYEDLVAATLPYNLTPKVVPQLRTITLGGAVSGLGIESSSFREGLPHESVVEMDILTGAGEIVTARPDNEHADLFRTFPNSYGSLGYATRLRIDLDRISPYVALRHIPVALDDLAEVIAEIIAEGKYRDEPVHFLDGVAFSPDEAYLTLGRNSDAVTKTSDYTGQHIFYRSIRQRSKDTLTANDYLWRWDTDWFWCSSAFGVQNPYVRRLWPKRFRRSDVFHKLIGLENRWHIAAKLDARKGKPPRERVVQDVEIPLDRLAGFLRWFDAEVGMRPVWLCPLRAKADWPLYPLKPGETYVNVGFWGTVAIAPGAHDGDVNRKIEAAVADFDGHKSLYSDAYYDRETFDRLYNVPALAEVKERYDPQSRLTGLYEKAVTRR, encoded by the coding sequence GTGCCTCCGACAATGGACCACGGTTCGGCAGTCGAGCAGCTTCGGGCGTCGTACCGGCAGATTCCCCTGGGCCGGCCGGTCCGTCTCGCGAAGCGCAGTTCCAACCTGTTCCGGCCCAGAACGGCGGTGGACACCCCAGGGCTCGACGTATCCGGTCTGACCGGCGTGATCTCGATCGACGCCGAGGCCCGTACGGCGGATGTCCAGGGCATGTGCACGTACGAGGACCTGGTCGCGGCCACCCTGCCGTACAACCTCACCCCCAAGGTCGTGCCGCAGTTGCGCACGATCACCCTCGGCGGTGCGGTGAGCGGCCTCGGCATCGAGTCGTCCTCGTTCCGCGAGGGGCTGCCGCACGAGTCCGTCGTCGAGATGGACATCCTCACCGGTGCCGGGGAGATCGTGACTGCCCGGCCGGACAACGAGCACGCCGACTTGTTCCGCACTTTCCCGAACTCCTACGGCTCGCTGGGATACGCCACCCGGCTCCGGATCGACCTCGACCGCATCTCGCCGTACGTCGCGCTCCGGCATATCCCCGTCGCCCTGGACGACCTGGCAGAGGTGATCGCCGAGATCATTGCTGAGGGCAAGTACCGCGACGAGCCGGTGCATTTCCTCGACGGTGTGGCCTTCAGCCCGGACGAGGCCTACCTGACCCTCGGGCGGAACAGCGATGCCGTGACGAAGACCAGCGACTACACGGGTCAGCACATCTTCTATCGGTCGATCCGGCAACGATCGAAAGATACGTTGACCGCCAACGACTACCTCTGGCGCTGGGACACCGACTGGTTCTGGTGCTCCTCGGCGTTCGGCGTGCAGAACCCTTACGTACGGCGCTTGTGGCCGAAGCGATTCCGACGCAGCGACGTCTTCCACAAGCTGATCGGGCTGGAGAACCGCTGGCACATCGCGGCCAAGCTCGACGCCCGCAAGGGCAAACCGCCGCGCGAACGCGTGGTCCAGGATGTCGAGATCCCGCTCGACCGGCTGGCGGGATTCCTGCGCTGGTTCGACGCCGAGGTCGGGATGCGGCCGGTTTGGCTGTGCCCGCTGCGGGCTAAGGCGGACTGGCCGCTCTACCCGCTCAAGCCGGGCGAGACGTACGTCAACGTCGGCTTCTGGGGCACGGTGGCGATCGCGCCAGGTGCTCACGACGGCGACGTGAACCGCAAGATCGAGGCCGCCGTCGCCGACTTCGATGGGCACAAATCGCTCTACTCGGACGCTTACTACGACCGGGAGACGTTCGACCGGCTCTACAACGTGCCGGCCCTGGCAGAGGTGAAAGAACGCTACGACCCGCAGTCCCGGTTGACCGGGCTTTACGAGAAGGCGGTGACGCGCCGATGA
- a CDS encoding 2-hydroxyacid dehydrogenase, with translation MADDVKTLLPWQDPDAFLGGMPSGFDVRFYAGGPRPEGLDEIEFYVPHYMGGQEVVEVIADMPALKVVQTQTAGFENVLPFLGEDVTLCNARGVHDASTAEITVALILASYRRIPRAVRNQGEQIWPPYDGPDDSLADRTVLILGYGSIGEALERRLAGFECDVVRVARRAREGVHPIEELPALLPKADVVVLLTPATEQTKGMVDAKFLGQLKDGALLVNVARGVVVNTDDLVAELTTGRIRAALDVTDPEPLPAGHPLWSAPNVLINPHRGGASTAFAPRAARLVRAQLERYAKGEPLINVVAGPPR, from the coding sequence ATGGCTGACGATGTGAAGACGTTGCTCCCCTGGCAGGACCCGGATGCGTTCCTCGGTGGCATGCCGAGCGGGTTCGACGTCCGGTTTTACGCCGGTGGCCCGCGGCCGGAAGGGCTCGACGAGATCGAGTTCTACGTGCCGCACTACATGGGCGGGCAAGAGGTCGTCGAGGTGATCGCGGACATGCCCGCGCTCAAGGTGGTGCAGACGCAGACCGCCGGTTTTGAGAACGTGCTGCCCTTCCTCGGGGAGGACGTGACGCTGTGCAATGCGCGCGGGGTGCACGACGCCTCGACCGCCGAGATCACGGTGGCGCTGATTCTCGCGTCGTACCGGCGGATCCCGCGCGCCGTGCGGAACCAGGGCGAGCAGATCTGGCCGCCGTATGACGGGCCCGACGACTCGCTCGCGGACCGGACCGTGCTGATCCTCGGTTATGGCTCGATCGGGGAGGCGCTGGAGCGGCGGCTGGCCGGGTTCGAGTGCGACGTGGTCCGGGTGGCGCGGCGTGCTCGCGAGGGTGTGCACCCGATCGAGGAGCTGCCGGCACTGCTGCCGAAGGCCGACGTGGTGGTGTTGCTGACGCCCGCGACCGAGCAGACGAAGGGCATGGTCGACGCCAAGTTCCTGGGCCAGCTCAAGGACGGCGCCCTGCTGGTGAACGTTGCTCGTGGTGTCGTGGTGAACACGGACGACCTCGTCGCGGAGCTGACCACCGGCCGGATCCGGGCCGCCCTGGATGTCACCGACCCCGAGCCATTGCCTGCCGGCCACCCGTTGTGGTCGGCTCCGAATGTGTTGATCAACCCGCATCGCGGCGGCGCCTCCACGGCCTTCGCACCGCGGGCTGCCCGGCTGGTGCGCGCCCAGCTGGAGCGATATGCCAAAGGAGAACCACTGATCAACGTGGTGGCGGGGCCGCCGCGTTAG
- a CDS encoding WD40/YVTN/BNR-like repeat-containing protein: protein MSEAVLLIGTKKGLWIGHSDAERREWKLTEPAFEMQGIYSVGIDTRGDRPRLFVGGTSEHWGPAVFHSDDLGQTWDEPPQGSITFPADAEASLERVWQIQPGPLAEPGVVYAGAQPSSLWKSTDGGVTFELVRALWDHPHRKDWGAGFGGQAIHSVLPHPDDPNQVTVAMSTGGVYRTTDGGQSWHPSNHGISAYFMPDPNPEFGQCVHKIAAHPSRPERLFAQNHHGVYRSDDAGASWKSIAGGLPSDFGFPIVVHPHEPDTVYLFPLIADGNRIPPDARCRVYRSRDAGETWEALSNGLPDVPSYAPVLRDAMCADNAEQAGVYVGTRDGCVYASADAGDTWTEVARHLPDVLTVRAAVV from the coding sequence ATGTCCGAGGCCGTACTGCTGATCGGGACCAAGAAGGGTCTCTGGATCGGTCACAGCGATGCCGAGCGCCGGGAGTGGAAGCTAACCGAGCCAGCCTTCGAGATGCAGGGAATCTACTCCGTCGGTATCGATACCCGCGGTGATCGGCCTCGTCTGTTCGTCGGCGGGACCAGTGAGCACTGGGGCCCGGCGGTGTTCCACTCCGACGACCTGGGTCAGACCTGGGACGAGCCACCGCAGGGATCGATCACGTTCCCGGCCGACGCGGAGGCCTCGCTCGAGCGGGTCTGGCAGATCCAGCCGGGTCCGCTGGCTGAGCCGGGTGTCGTCTACGCGGGCGCGCAACCGTCGTCACTGTGGAAGTCGACCGATGGGGGAGTGACGTTCGAGCTCGTCCGCGCACTCTGGGACCACCCGCACCGCAAGGACTGGGGTGCCGGTTTCGGCGGCCAGGCGATCCACAGCGTGCTGCCGCATCCCGACGACCCGAACCAGGTCACCGTCGCGATGTCGACCGGCGGGGTCTACCGCACCACCGACGGCGGCCAGAGCTGGCATCCGTCCAACCACGGCATCTCGGCGTACTTCATGCCCGATCCGAACCCCGAGTTCGGCCAGTGCGTGCACAAGATCGCGGCCCACCCGAGCCGTCCCGAGCGGCTGTTCGCGCAGAACCACCATGGCGTCTACCGCAGCGACGACGCCGGCGCCAGCTGGAAGTCGATCGCCGGCGGCCTGCCCTCGGACTTCGGCTTCCCGATCGTGGTGCACCCGCATGAGCCCGACACCGTTTACCTGTTCCCGTTGATTGCCGACGGCAACCGAATCCCGCCCGACGCGCGCTGCCGGGTCTACCGATCCCGCGATGCGGGCGAGACCTGGGAGGCTCTGTCCAACGGCCTTCCCGACGTCCCGTCGTATGCGCCGGTCCTGCGCGACGCGATGTGCGCCGACAACGCCGAGCAAGCCGGCGTGTACGTCGGAACGCGGGACGGCTGCGTCTACGCGAGCGCGGACGCGGGCGACACCTGGACCGAGGTGGCCCGCCATCTGCCCGACGTCCTGACCGTGCGCGCGGCGGTGGTCTGA
- a CDS encoding ubiquitin-like small modifier protein 1, producing the protein MPVTVRLPTVLRPFAGGAERVEVDVPAEATVGRVIEVLEVEHPALRRRLTDEQGELRRHVNVFLGDDNIRDLNALDTPLQDGAELLVLPSVAGG; encoded by the coding sequence ATGCCCGTCACCGTTCGCCTGCCGACGGTCTTGCGGCCGTTCGCCGGTGGTGCCGAGCGGGTCGAGGTCGACGTACCGGCCGAGGCGACGGTGGGTCGCGTCATCGAGGTGCTGGAGGTGGAGCACCCCGCCCTCCGCCGCCGCCTCACCGACGAACAAGGCGAGCTCCGGCGTCACGTCAACGTCTTCCTCGGCGACGACAACATCCGCGACCTCAACGCCCTCGACACCCCACTCCAAGACGGCGCCGAACTGCTGGTGCTCCCCTCAGTGGCAGGAGGCTAA